In Henriciella litoralis, the genomic window GCATCGTCCGGATCCATATCGACGGGGATGCGCCTGAAGAGCTGAAGGGGTTCATCACGCGCGAAATCGGATCAGAGCCACGGGACATCGTTATCATCAACGGCCTGCTTGGGATGAAGAACCTTTCCGAGCTCATCATCGATGACCGGATGGACCTTCAGTTCAAGCCTTACGAGCCTCGTTATCCGGAACGCATCCGCGAAATGGGTGGCGATTGCTTCGCCGCTGTGCGCGCCAAGGACTTCGTGGTGCATCACCCGTACGAGTCGTTCGACGTTGTGGTGCAGTTCGTCCGTCAGGCGGCGATCGACCCTGATGTGGTCGCCATCAAGCAGACCCTCTACCGCACAACGCTGACCTCTCCCATTGTCGCTGCGCTGATGGAAGCGGCCGAGATGGGCAAGAACGTTACAGCCCTTGTTGAGATCAAAGCGCGTTTTGACGAGGAAACGAACCTTCGCCTTGCGCGAGACCTGGAGCGTGCCGGCGTGCAAGTCGTCTACGGCTTCATTGATTACAAGACGCATGCGAAAGTTTCGCTCGTCGTTCGGCGCGAAAAGGGCAAACTGCAGACCTATACCCACTTCGGGACGGGCAATTATCACCCGTTCACCGCGCGCATTTACACAGACCTCTCGCTGTTCACCGCCGACCCAGCGCTCGGGCGCGATGCGAACAAGCTGTTCAACTATATCACCGCCTATCGAGAGCCGCCTGAGAAGGCGCCAGACTTCGAGAAGATCTCCATGTCCCCGCGCACGCTGGAGAGCAAACTGATCGAATTGATCGACAATGAAGCCAGCAACGCCAAGGCAGGTAAGCCGAGCGGCGTCTGGGCGAAGATGAATTCGCTTGTCGATCCGGACGTCATCGACGCGCTTTATCGGGCCAGCCAGGCCGGCGTGCCGATCGTGCTGGTGGTGAGAGGCATATGCGGTCTGCGCCCCGGCGTGCCGGGCCTCTCTGACAATATTCAGGTCAAAAGCCTGATCGGAAGGTTCCTCGAACATTCCCGCATTGTCTGCTTTGCCAATGGCGAGAATTTGCCGTCGGCCCGGGCGAAGGTCTTCATCTCGTCTGCAGACTGGATGCAGCGGAATTTGAAGCGGCGCGTTGAAGCCCTTGTGCCCATAGAAAACCCCACCGTTCACCGTCAGGTCCTCAACCAGATCATGACTGCCAATCTCAATGATGACGAGCAGAGCTGGGAGATGGATGGCGATGGCAATTTCTTCCGCCTGCGTCCTCCAGAGCGCGGCGAAGGGTTCAGCGCGCACCGCTATTTCATGGAAAATCCGAGCCTCTCAGGCCGGGGCAATGCGC contains:
- a CDS encoding RNA degradosome polyphosphate kinase, which produces MSTTKDTSDMPTVKDGAALMKRPERFLNRELSWLKFNERVLEEAHNVTHPLLERLRFLSISANNLDEFFMVRYAGLREQLRAGVTRRSQEGMTPAQQVEAIEKQSAKLMEAQQACWRELRSAMADEKMEVARLSDLSKADMTWLAEHFESHIFPILTPQAVDPAYPFPFIPNLGFAVAFQLVPEHIGEAMVGLVPMPAFSPRFIRLPTRRNSVIRFVRLESVIATFMDMLFPGYSSIGHCVFRIVRDSDIEIEEEAEDLIHEFEILLKQRRRGRIVRIHIDGDAPEELKGFITREIGSEPRDIVIINGLLGMKNLSELIIDDRMDLQFKPYEPRYPERIREMGGDCFAAVRAKDFVVHHPYESFDVVVQFVRQAAIDPDVVAIKQTLYRTTLTSPIVAALMEAAEMGKNVTALVEIKARFDEETNLRLARDLERAGVQVVYGFIDYKTHAKVSLVVRREKGKLQTYTHFGTGNYHPFTARIYTDLSLFTADPALGRDANKLFNYITAYREPPEKAPDFEKISMSPRTLESKLIELIDNEASNAKAGKPSGVWAKMNSLVDPDVIDALYRASQAGVPIVLVVRGICGLRPGVPGLSDNIQVKSLIGRFLEHSRIVCFANGENLPSARAKVFISSADWMQRNLKRRVEALVPIENPTVHRQVLNQIMTANLNDDEQSWEMDGDGNFFRLRPPERGEGFSAHRYFMENPSLSGRGNALVVSIPPRLAPKKRSSK